A window of the Fuscovulum sp. genome harbors these coding sequences:
- a CDS encoding MBL fold metallo-hydrolase has protein sequence MERMGPGDWWRVRDMGDGVTWIDEPHVREFYRCNVWHVRGRDHDMLVDSGMGVVSLRNWVPMVTERPLEAVASHTHFDHVGCHHEFPCRSCHGAEAHLLRAPTRENTFADKYVTDEIFTALPPEPYLSETYAVEAAPATRLLWDGDTVDLGDRRFEVIHTPGHSPGGIALWEAASGILFSGDIVYDGELIEGTSALEQAQYIRSMERLLALPVRVVHGGHFPSYSGERHKTIIRDWLEGKGR, from the coding sequence ATGGAACGGATGGGGCCGGGCGATTGGTGGCGCGTGCGCGATATGGGGGACGGTGTCACTTGGATCGACGAGCCGCATGTGCGCGAATTCTATCGTTGCAACGTCTGGCACGTGCGGGGGCGCGACCACGACATGCTGGTGGATAGCGGGATGGGCGTTGTCAGTCTGCGCAATTGGGTGCCGATGGTGACGGAACGGCCACTGGAGGCGGTGGCGAGCCATACGCATTTCGACCATGTCGGGTGTCATCATGAATTCCCATGCCGGTCCTGCCATGGGGCGGAGGCGCATCTGCTGCGCGCGCCCACGCGGGAAAACACCTTTGCCGACAAGTATGTGACGGATGAGATCTTCACCGCGCTGCCGCCAGAACCCTACCTGTCAGAAACCTATGCGGTGGAGGCCGCGCCCGCAACGCGTTTGCTGTGGGATGGGGATACGGTCGATCTGGGGGATCGGCGGTTCGAGGTGATTCACACACCCGGCCATTCCCCCGGCGGGATTGCCCTGTGGGAAGCGGCGAGCGGGATCCTGTTTTCGGGCGACATCGTCTATGATGGCGAGTTGATCGAAGGGACAAGCGCGCTGGAACAGGCGCAATACATCAGGTCGATGGAACGGTTGCTGGCCCTGCCGGTGCGCGTTGTGCATGGCGGGCATTTCCCCAGCTATTCGGGGGAAAGGCATAAGACGATCATCCGGGATTGGCTGGAAGGAAAAGGCAGATGA
- a CDS encoding TOBE domain-containing protein encodes MQDELKAIQRRVGTTFVHVTHDQEEAMAIADRIVVMNGGKIADIGPPRDVYLRPKSLFSAGFMGEVNKISVTGGQSALGPLAVPDGVLCIRPEAISEGGTLRLGPCRVEETTFFGTYLRAHVSPLAAPDLRLVVHLAQGAAPEIGAVMDLGAQDFVVLEA; translated from the coding sequence ATGCAGGATGAACTGAAGGCCATTCAGCGGCGGGTGGGAACGACCTTTGTTCATGTGACCCATGATCAGGAAGAGGCGATGGCGATTGCTGACCGGATCGTGGTGATGAATGGCGGCAAGATTGCCGATATCGGCCCGCCGCGTGACGTGTATCTGCGACCCAAGAGCCTGTTTTCGGCTGGTTTCATGGGCGAGGTGAACAAGATTTCCGTGACGGGTGGGCAATCTGCGTTGGGGCCTTTGGCGGTGCCGGATGGGGTGCTGTGCATCCGGCCCGAGGCGATTTCCGAAGGCGGAACTTTGCGCCTTGGCCCCTGCCGGGTGGAGGAGACGACGTTCTTTGGCACCTATCTGCGCGCCCATGTGTCGCCCTTGGCTGCGCCAGACCTGCGGCTGGTGGTGCATCTTGCGCAAGGGGCCGCGCCAGAGATCGGGGCCGTGATGGATCTGGGCGCGCAGGATTTCGTGGTGCTGGAGGCGTGA
- a CDS encoding ABC transporter permease — translation MRALSWAYLAIAYAFVFLPVAVLVAFSFQDGRLPVPPFQGVTLEWYAKVLGDRDLMAALINSALVAAVSSLVALVLGFLAAHALARVRLPGSVLMRGVLIAPMTVSYLIIALGLLTLFNQTGVRLSLWTAGIGHVVINLPLCFAITYAAMGDHQKNAERAARDLGAPEWKVLLLVSAPMLAAPLAAAFFLSVTFSWDEFIIAFLLTRFDVTLPVEIWSMLRSGISPATNAVGSLVFLVSVTLVVVLEVFVFRRVKT, via the coding sequence ATGCGCGCGCTGTCCTGGGCCTATCTGGCGATTGCCTATGCCTTTGTGTTCCTGCCCGTTGCAGTGCTGGTGGCGTTTTCCTTTCAGGATGGCCGTCTGCCCGTGCCGCCGTTTCAGGGTGTGACGCTGGAGTGGTATGCAAAGGTGCTGGGCGATCGCGACCTGATGGCCGCGCTGATCAATTCGGCGCTGGTGGCGGCGGTGTCTTCGCTGGTGGCGCTGGTGCTGGGGTTTCTGGCGGCGCATGCACTGGCGCGGGTGCGGCTGCCGGGATCGGTGCTGATGCGCGGGGTGCTGATCGCGCCGATGACGGTGAGTTACCTGATCATCGCGCTGGGCCTGCTGACGCTGTTCAACCAGACAGGGGTGCGGTTGTCGCTGTGGACGGCGGGCATCGGCCATGTGGTGATCAACCTGCCGCTGTGCTTTGCCATCACCTATGCGGCAATGGGCGACCATCAGAAGAACGCCGAACGCGCGGCGCGCGATCTGGGCGCGCCGGAATGGAAGGTGCTGCTGCTGGTATCGGCGCCGATGCTGGCGGCGCCTTTGGCGGCAGCGTTCTTCCTGTCGGTCACGTTCAGTTGGGATGAATTCATCATCGCGTTCCTGCTGACGCGGTTCGATGTGACGCTGCCGGTGGAGATCTGGTCGATGCTGCGGTCGGGGATTTCGCCTGCGACGAATGCGGTCGGGTCGCTGGTGTTTCTGGTTTCCGTCACGCTGGTCGTGGTGCTGGAGGTGTTCGTGTTTCGGAGGGTGAAGACATGA
- a CDS encoding ABC transporter permease, which yields MGWGLAAPALLWTVAFFVLPFLAMLALSFARMEGREVVAGFDPGNYIRIFTDWTMFKALLNSLEITLVVTVVSVLLAYPLAAIIAFRVPARWQRLALLMAVLPFWTSYVVRSYAWLLVLGQNGVVNKALLGLGLIAEPLEIAATRTATVIGFVHFFVMLLTLTIYANLIQLSPNYARAAADLGAGRWATFRHVILPLTLPGVVTGAFLTFVLCIGDYITPQILGGNAELTLPQLIMLQMGRSGNFPLASALSVVLMAVVTLAYFASSRWLRLDRV from the coding sequence ATGGGTTGGGGCCTTGCGGCCCCTGCCCTGCTTTGGACGGTTGCGTTCTTTGTGCTGCCGTTCCTTGCCATGCTGGCGCTGTCCTTTGCGCGGATGGAAGGGCGCGAGGTGGTGGCGGGGTTTGACCCAGGAAATTACATCCGCATCTTCACCGATTGGACGATGTTCAAGGCGCTGCTGAACAGCCTTGAGATCACGCTGGTGGTGACGGTGGTTTCCGTCCTGCTGGCCTATCCCTTGGCCGCGATCATTGCCTTTCGGGTGCCGGCGCGGTGGCAGCGGCTGGCGCTGCTGATGGCGGTTCTGCCGTTCTGGACATCTTATGTGGTGCGGTCCTATGCGTGGCTGCTGGTGCTGGGGCAGAACGGGGTGGTCAACAAGGCCCTGTTGGGGCTGGGGCTGATTGCCGAACCGTTGGAGATTGCGGCCACGCGGACGGCTACGGTGATCGGGTTCGTCCATTTCTTTGTGATGCTGCTGACGCTGACGATTTACGCCAACCTGATCCAGCTTTCGCCCAACTATGCGCGGGCGGCGGCGGACCTTGGGGCCGGGCGTTGGGCAACATTCCGGCATGTGATCCTGCCATTGACGCTGCCAGGCGTCGTGACGGGGGCGTTTCTGACCTTTGTTCTGTGCATCGGGGATTACATCACGCCGCAGATTCTGGGTGGGAATGCGGAACTGACGCTGCCGCAGCTGATCATGCTGCAAATGGGGCGAAGCGGGAATTTCCCGCTGGCCTCGGCCCTTTCGGTGGTGCTGATGGCGGTGGTGACGCTGGCCTATTTCGCCAGTAGCCGCTGGCTGCGGCTGGATCGGGTGTAG
- a CDS encoding extracellular solute-binding protein — protein sequence MAQKVTLPLTALALLSVASPSFAQELNALVWCDHTDPALIEPFEEKFGVTVNLKEYEGTAAGLAILDQSQPGDWDVLVIDAVDVGRAVEAGYLAELPAAELPTQNFFPELVMAENNTVDGKTYAVTEKFGYNTISFDKTKVDPADMEDMAALTSGKYDGRIAIYDYYLPVLGLVALGQGINTADITAENLPSLKDPLMKLRAASKQVSDVVSAQTALATGEVDIVVGGGEWLTAVLAADNPNLDWTIPKQGGLRWAQSIGVVAGSTQPDLALEFVKYIVSPEGQAKLATSSCYWGMPANAKTGDALSMEQRDVLRWKEQPDFLKRAQLYPIPDATLDTAMQDMWTEMLNQ from the coding sequence ATGGCCCAGAAAGTAACCCTTCCGCTGACCGCCCTTGCGCTTTTGTCGGTGGCGAGCCCGTCCTTTGCGCAGGAACTGAACGCGCTGGTGTGGTGCGACCACACCGATCCCGCCCTGATCGAGCCGTTCGAGGAAAAGTTCGGCGTGACCGTCAACCTGAAGGAGTATGAAGGTACGGCGGCGGGGCTGGCGATCCTGGATCAATCGCAGCCCGGCGATTGGGACGTGCTGGTGATCGACGCGGTTGATGTGGGGCGCGCGGTCGAGGCTGGCTATCTGGCGGAGCTGCCGGCGGCAGAACTGCCCACACAGAATTTCTTTCCCGAACTGGTGATGGCCGAGAACAACACCGTGGATGGCAAGACCTATGCCGTGACGGAAAAGTTTGGCTACAACACCATTTCCTTCGACAAGACCAAGGTCGATCCCGCGGATATGGAGGATATGGCCGCCCTGACATCGGGCAAATATGATGGCCGGATCGCGATCTATGATTATTACCTGCCGGTTCTGGGCCTTGTGGCGCTTGGTCAGGGGATCAACACCGCCGATATCACAGCGGAAAACCTGCCCAGCCTGAAAGACCCGCTGATGAAACTGCGGGCAGCATCAAAGCAGGTGTCGGATGTTGTGTCGGCGCAAACGGCGCTGGCGACGGGCGAGGTGGATATCGTGGTGGGTGGCGGCGAATGGCTGACCGCCGTGCTGGCCGCCGACAACCCGAACCTGGACTGGACCATCCCCAAGCAGGGCGGGTTGCGCTGGGCGCAGTCGATCGGTGTGGTGGCAGGATCCACCCAGCCGGATCTGGCGCTGGAATTCGTGAAATACATCGTCTCGCCCGAGGGGCAGGCCAAGCTGGCAACCTCGTCCTGCTATTGGGGGATGCCGGCCAATGCAAAAACCGGCGACGCGCTGAGCATGGAACAGCGGGACGTGCTGCGCTGGAAGGAACAGCCCGATTTCCTGAAGCGGGCGCAGTTGTACCCGATCCCGGATGCAACGCTGGATACGGCGATGCAGGACATGTGGACCGAAATGCTGAACCAGTGA
- a CDS encoding TetR/AcrR family transcriptional regulator, translating into MAGLREKQKADRTRRILEAASRLFREQGYGAIRIEDIAHAAEVSVGTLYNYFTNKGDLLLAIVSMEVEEVLESGKSIVANPPADIARALGDLLGIYFDHSLYYLSKEMWRTAMAISIEAPGTPFSARYTELDSLLAAQVCDLIGELQRKGYARTDIDADAVGQLLFNNLNQMFTEFVKAEDMTLTDLHAITARQNAPIAEFLARR; encoded by the coding sequence ATGGCTGGACTGCGCGAAAAACAAAAGGCCGACCGAACCCGCCGCATCCTTGAGGCGGCCTCGCGGCTGTTTCGCGAACAGGGTTACGGCGCCATCCGGATCGAAGACATTGCCCATGCGGCCGAAGTTTCTGTTGGCACACTCTACAACTATTTCACCAACAAAGGTGACCTTCTCCTCGCCATCGTGTCGATGGAGGTGGAAGAGGTGCTGGAATCCGGCAAATCCATCGTCGCCAACCCACCGGCCGACATTGCCCGCGCGCTGGGCGATCTGCTGGGCATCTATTTCGACCATTCGCTCTATTACCTGTCCAAGGAAATGTGGCGCACCGCCATGGCCATTTCCATCGAGGCACCGGGAACCCCCTTTTCGGCCCGATATACCGAACTCGACAGCCTGCTCGCGGCACAGGTCTGCGATCTGATCGGCGAACTGCAACGCAAGGGTTATGCCCGCACGGATATCGACGCAGATGCCGTCGGCCAGTTGCTGTTTAACAACCTCAATCAGATGTTCACCGAATTCGTGAAGGCCGAGGATATGACCCTCACAGACCTGCACGCGATCACCGCCCGCCAGAACGCCCCCATCGCCGAATTTCTGGCCCGCCGCTGA
- a CDS encoding NADH:flavin oxidoreductase, with the protein MSNDPLLQPYRLKHLTLRNRIMTTSHEPAYTEDGMPKDRYRLYHLERAKAGVAMVMTAGSASVSRDSPPAFGNVLVWKDEVVPWMRRLADDCHEAGAAVMIQISHLGRRTRWDKGDWLPVVAPGKSREPAHRAFPKIIEDWDIARIIRDYADAAERMKAAGLDGVEFECYGHLMDQFISPLTAAADGPYSGSLDNRLRFAMEVLAACRDRVGPDFLLGVRYVADEDEAGGIPPEEGIEMARRFRDSGLVDFLNIIKGRIHTDAALTDVIPIQGMRSAPHLDFAGRVRAEVGIPTFHAARIPDVATARHAVATGQLDMVGMTRAHMADPHIVRKIVEGREEDIRPCVGATYCLDRIYQGGMALCIHNPATGREETMPHVVTPAVVQKKVVVVGAGPAGLEAARVAAERGHHVVVFEAADQPGGQVRLTAQSKRRAEMIGIIDWRMAKCAARDVEFRFNTWAEAADVLAERPDLVIVATGGLPETDVLAAGNDLVVSAWDILSGDVKPGAQVLLYDDAGDHAAMQAAQMLAEAGAAVEVMTPDRIFAPEVMGMNLVPYMRAMQDKAVTFTVAYRLLAVERDGNRLKAVIGSDYSRDLRQERQFDQIVVNHGTQPLAQIYFDLKPLSENLGAVDYDALIEGRPQAMNGGPAGFQLFRIGDAVEARNTHAAIYDALRLVKDI; encoded by the coding sequence ATGTCGAACGATCCGTTGTTGCAGCCTTACCGGCTGAAGCATCTGACCCTGCGCAACCGGATCATGACGACAAGCCATGAACCCGCCTATACCGAGGACGGGATGCCGAAGGATCGGTATCGTCTGTATCATCTTGAACGGGCCAAGGCCGGGGTGGCGATGGTGATGACGGCGGGGTCGGCCAGCGTCAGCCGCGACAGCCCGCCCGCATTCGGCAATGTGCTGGTCTGGAAGGATGAGGTGGTGCCGTGGATGCGGCGGCTGGCGGATGATTGCCATGAGGCCGGGGCGGCGGTGATGATCCAGATCAGCCATCTTGGCCGCCGCACGCGGTGGGACAAGGGCGATTGGCTGCCGGTGGTGGCGCCCGGAAAATCCCGGGAACCGGCGCATCGGGCATTCCCCAAGATCATCGAGGATTGGGATATCGCGCGGATCATCCGCGATTATGCCGATGCGGCAGAGCGGATGAAGGCGGCCGGTCTGGATGGGGTAGAGTTTGAATGCTACGGCCACCTGATGGATCAGTTCATAAGCCCGCTGACAGCGGCGGCGGATGGGCCATATTCCGGATCGCTGGACAACCGCTTGCGCTTTGCGATGGAGGTGCTGGCGGCCTGCCGCGATAGGGTGGGGCCGGATTTCCTGCTGGGCGTGCGCTATGTGGCGGATGAAGATGAGGCGGGCGGCATCCCCCCGGAGGAGGGGATCGAGATGGCGCGGCGGTTCCGGGATTCGGGGCTGGTGGATTTCCTGAACATCATTAAGGGGCGCATCCATACCGATGCCGCCCTGACCGATGTGATCCCGATTCAGGGGATGCGATCCGCGCCGCATCTTGATTTTGCAGGCCGCGTGCGGGCCGAGGTGGGGATACCCACCTTTCACGCGGCGCGCATTCCAGACGTGGCGACCGCGCGTCATGCGGTGGCGACGGGGCAGCTGGATATGGTCGGCATGACGCGGGCGCATATGGCGGACCCGCATATCGTGCGAAAGATCGTCGAAGGACGGGAAGAAGATATCCGCCCCTGTGTTGGGGCAACCTATTGCCTTGACCGGATCTATCAGGGCGGCATGGCGCTGTGCATCCACAACCCGGCGACGGGGCGCGAAGAGACGATGCCGCATGTGGTGACGCCCGCGGTGGTGCAAAAGAAAGTGGTGGTCGTGGGGGCTGGCCCTGCGGGGCTGGAGGCCGCGCGGGTGGCGGCAGAGCGGGGGCACCATGTTGTGGTGTTCGAGGCCGCGGATCAGCCCGGCGGGCAAGTGCGCCTGACGGCCCAAAGCAAACGACGAGCCGAGATGATCGGGATCATCGACTGGCGCATGGCAAAATGTGCGGCGCGGGATGTCGAATTCCGGTTCAATACCTGGGCCGAGGCGGCGGATGTGCTGGCCGAACGCCCTGATTTGGTGATCGTGGCGACGGGCGGGCTGCCGGAGACGGATGTGCTGGCAGCAGGCAATGATCTGGTGGTCAGCGCATGGGATATCCTTTCGGGCGATGTAAAGCCAGGGGCGCAGGTGCTGCTTTATGATGACGCGGGCGACCATGCGGCGATGCAGGCCGCGCAGATGCTGGCCGAGGCGGGGGCGGCGGTCGAGGTGATGACCCCGGACCGTATCTTTGCACCCGAGGTAATGGGGATGAACCTTGTCCCCTATATGCGGGCGATGCAGGACAAGGCGGTGACCTTTACCGTGGCCTATCGCCTGCTTGCGGTAGAGCGGGACGGAAACCGGCTGAAGGCGGTGATCGGGTCGGATTACAGCCGTGATCTGCGGCAGGAACGGCAGTTTGACCAGATCGTCGTGAACCATGGCACGCAGCCGCTGGCGCAGATCTATTTCGATCTGAAGCCGCTGTCGGAAAACCTTGGCGCGGTGGATTATGACGCGCTGATCGAAGGGCGGCCGCAGGCGATGAACGGTGGCCCTGCCGGGTTTCAACTGTTCCGCATCGGGGATGCGGTCGAGGCGCGCAACACCCATGCAGCGATCTATGATGCGCTGCGCCTGGTGAAGGATATCTGA
- a CDS encoding TetR/AcrR family transcriptional regulator: MTDEPPSESGWRGSPDLWLEAAHDTLVESGVDAVRIQPLAKRLNIARTSFYWHFKDRETLLAALADRWAARTTAGLTAACAAYADTKAEAMLNVISCFLSDAAFDSRLEFAIRSWALQDATIMARLNTEDSARIDALIALYHRWGHSGVDADTRARAVYLTQIGYISTQAREDLSIRMARIPAYVELFTDSAPTQRELARFHARHGFSP, encoded by the coding sequence ATGACCGATGAACCCCCTTCAGAGTCTGGCTGGCGCGGATCGCCCGATCTGTGGCTTGAGGCCGCGCATGATACGCTGGTGGAAAGCGGGGTGGATGCCGTCCGCATCCAGCCGCTTGCCAAACGGCTGAACATCGCGCGCACCAGTTTCTATTGGCACTTCAAGGACCGCGAAACCCTGCTTGCCGCGCTGGCCGATCGTTGGGCCGCGCGTACCACCGCCGGGCTGACCGCCGCCTGCGCCGCCTATGCCGATACCAAGGCCGAGGCGATGCTGAACGTCATCTCCTGCTTCCTTTCCGACGCGGCCTTTGACAGCCGGCTGGAATTCGCCATCCGCTCTTGGGCGCTGCAGGACGCCACCATCATGGCCCGCCTTAACACCGAAGACAGCGCCCGGATCGACGCGCTGATCGCGCTTTACCATCGCTGGGGCCATAGCGGGGTGGATGCCGACACCCGCGCCCGCGCCGTCTATCTTACCCAGATCGGCTATATCTCCACCCAGGCGCGTGAAGACCTGTCCATCCGCATGGCGCGCATCCCGGCCTATGTGGAACTTTTCACCGACAGCGCCCCCACCCAACGCGAATTGGCGCGGTTTCACGCCCGCCACGGCTTTTCCCCCTGA
- a CDS encoding magnesium transporter CorA family protein: MIAAYREAEGRLIRLAPEAALSDAIWIDMLRPTEAETAAVMALGVDVPTLEDMEEIEISNRLYRENGTDYMTVQLTGHSETNTPLAGPVTFILSPGRVVTVRHHDSRPFETYPTRAEKVGPGCTSANRVFLSMIEEIIGRLADLLESSGRSLDSTSRSVYTPGGRGQNQKRLEVALRQIGREAELLGHIRLALLTLSRALGFYSQTARERMGDEGMAPVTANLLRDIDSLEVHTDFLSQRVALASDATLGMINLSQNSTVRIVSVVAVLFSPPTLIASIYGMNFDVMPELAQPWGYPAALVSMLAASLAAFLYFRWKNWL, encoded by the coding sequence ATGATTGCTGCATACCGCGAGGCCGAGGGCCGCCTGATCCGACTCGCCCCCGAGGCCGCCCTCTCCGATGCCATCTGGATCGACATGCTTCGCCCGACAGAGGCAGAGACCGCCGCCGTCATGGCGCTGGGCGTCGATGTGCCGACGCTGGAGGATATGGAAGAGATCGAGATTTCAAATCGCCTCTACCGTGAAAATGGAACCGATTACATGACGGTGCAGCTCACCGGGCATTCGGAGACAAACACCCCCCTTGCCGGCCCAGTCACCTTCATCCTGTCACCCGGCCGTGTTGTGACCGTGCGCCACCATGATTCCAGGCCCTTTGAAACCTACCCCACCCGTGCCGAAAAGGTGGGTCCGGGTTGTACCAGCGCCAACCGGGTTTTCCTGTCGATGATCGAAGAAATCATCGGTCGGCTGGCCGATCTGCTGGAATCCTCGGGCCGCAGCCTCGATAGCACCTCGCGCTCTGTCTACACCCCCGGCGGGCGCGGCCAGAACCAGAAACGGCTTGAGGTCGCTTTGCGTCAGATCGGGCGCGAGGCGGAATTGCTTGGCCATATCCGCCTTGCCCTGCTGACACTCAGCCGCGCGCTTGGATTCTACAGCCAGACTGCCCGTGAACGTATGGGCGACGAAGGCATGGCGCCCGTCACCGCAAACCTGCTGCGCGACATCGATTCGCTTGAGGTGCACACCGATTTCCTGTCGCAGCGTGTCGCCTTGGCGTCTGATGCCACGCTGGGGATGATCAACCTGTCGCAAAACTCCACCGTGCGCATCGTATCGGTCGTGGCCGTGTTGTTTTCGCCGCCGACTCTGATCGCATCGATCTACGGGATGAATTTCGACGTGATGCCGGAACTGGCGCAGCCTTGGGGCTATCCTGCGGCTTTGGTGTCGATGCTGGCCGCATCGCTGGCGGCCTTCCTGTACTTCCGCTGGAAGAACTGGCTTTAG
- the nagA gene encoding N-acetylglucosamine-6-phosphate deacetylase, with protein MGRTSYTGARVFDGAEFREGALVVEDGHVVGFGAAEGTVVALSGGVIAPGFLDLQVNGSGGVAVDRNTDQAVLETICAVQARLGATGCLPTLITDSYEATARVVEAGIAATKAQVPGFLGLHLEGPHLDVRRKGAHDAALIRRMDPRDLALIIEAAAELPALMVTVAPESVTKTQIRAMAAAGVIVSLGHTDCSATEARAATAAGARCATHLFNAMSQMGNREAGMVGAVLAGDGFAGLIADGIHVDPISLRVALSAKRSGVFLVSDCMALAGTDRTEFHLGGRRILRSQGRLTLEDGTLAGADLTLPRAVQVLVQEVGIAPERALAMASSIPAAVIGRGDLGHLRPGARADMVHLGADWALRGVWRAGVAA; from the coding sequence ATGGGCAGAACATCCTATACCGGCGCGCGGGTCTTTGACGGGGCAGAGTTCCGTGAGGGCGCATTGGTGGTGGAGGATGGGCATGTGGTGGGGTTTGGCGCAGCCGAGGGCACGGTGGTTGCCCTGTCGGGTGGGGTGATCGCGCCCGGTTTCCTGGACCTTCAGGTCAATGGATCGGGCGGGGTCGCTGTCGACAGAAACACAGATCAGGCCGTGTTAGAGACGATTTGTGCCGTCCAAGCCCGGCTTGGGGCTACCGGTTGTCTGCCCACGCTGATCACCGATAGCTATGAGGCGACGGCGCGGGTGGTTGAGGCCGGTATCGCCGCGACCAAGGCGCAGGTCCCCGGATTTCTGGGCCTGCATCTGGAGGGGCCGCATCTGGATGTGCGGCGCAAGGGGGCGCATGACGCGGCCCTGATCAGGCGGATGGATCCGCGCGATCTGGCGCTGATCATCGAAGCCGCGGCGGAACTGCCCGCGCTGATGGTGACGGTCGCGCCGGAATCAGTGACCAAGACGCAGATCCGGGCGATGGCGGCGGCAGGGGTGATCGTGTCGCTGGGCCATACCGATTGCTCCGCGACAGAGGCGCGGGCGGCGACGGCGGCAGGCGCGCGCTGTGCGACGCATCTGTTCAACGCCATGAGCCAGATGGGCAATCGCGAAGCGGGAATGGTGGGGGCCGTGCTGGCGGGGGACGGGTTTGCCGGATTGATTGCCGATGGCATCCATGTGGACCCGATCAGCCTCCGCGTGGCGTTGTCGGCAAAGCGGAGCGGTGTGTTTCTGGTATCCGACTGCATGGCGCTGGCGGGAACGGACCGGACAGAGTTCCACCTTGGCGGGCGGCGGATTCTGCGGTCACAGGGTCGATTGACGCTGGAAGATGGCACGCTGGCAGGGGCCGATCTGACGCTGCCGCGTGCGGTGCAAGTGTTGGTGCAAGAGGTGGGTATTGCGCCAGAGCGGGCGTTGGCCATGGCAAGCAGCATCCCGGCGGCGGTGATCGGGCGGGGTGATCTGGGCCATCTGCGCCCCGGCGCGCGGGCCGACATGGTGCATCTGGGCGCGGATTGGGCGTTGCGCGGTGTGTGGCGGGCGGGCGTGGCGGCCTAA
- a CDS encoding SIS domain-containing protein gives MTSHMAREVAEIPQASRRFLTESRDALMAAAAAMRTVDPGLIVTVARGSSDHSATYLKYAVELLAGVPVASVGPSVASVYGRPLRLGGAVCVGISQSGRSPDIVEMMRAAGAGGALSVAITNFADSPMALASAHCLPLQAGVEQSVAATKTFVTSVLAGLALVAEWQEDAALRAAVVTLPDAFEAALALDWSALAARMSRAQHGYVLGRGPAFAIANECALKLKETCGLHAEAYSAAEVLHGPSAIVEAQFPVLALAVEDAAQAGVVQTAERLAVQGADVFVTGVAAKGCVTLPSVGGLHPLVAPLVLAVGFYGFVEALARRRGFDPDTPPHLRKVTETV, from the coding sequence ATGACAAGCCATATGGCCCGCGAAGTGGCCGAGATTCCGCAGGCTTCGAGACGATTCCTGACGGAATCGCGCGATGCCCTGATGGCGGCGGCGGCGGCTATGCGGACGGTTGATCCGGGGTTGATCGTGACAGTGGCACGGGGATCTTCGGATCATTCAGCGACCTATCTGAAATATGCGGTGGAACTGTTGGCGGGGGTGCCTGTCGCCTCTGTCGGGCCATCGGTGGCCTCGGTCTATGGGCGGCCCCTGCGGTTGGGCGGGGCGGTTTGCGTGGGGATTTCGCAATCGGGGCGCAGCCCAGATATTGTGGAGATGATGCGGGCGGCGGGGGCGGGAGGGGCGCTATCGGTTGCGATCACCAATTTTGCCGACAGCCCGATGGCGCTGGCCTCGGCCCATTGTTTGCCGTTGCAGGCGGGGGTGGAACAGTCGGTCGCGGCGACCAAGACCTTTGTGACATCGGTGCTGGCCGGGTTGGCGCTGGTTGCGGAATGGCAGGAGGATGCGGCTCTGCGCGCTGCAGTTGTGACGTTGCCCGATGCGTTCGAGGCGGCGCTGGCGCTGGATTGGTCGGCGCTGGCAGCGCGGATGTCGCGGGCGCAGCATGGCTATGTTCTGGGGCGGGGGCCCGCCTTTGCGATTGCCAATGAATGTGCGCTGAAGCTGAAGGAAACCTGCGGGCTGCATGCCGAAGCCTATTCCGCGGCGGAGGTTCTGCATGGGCCAAGCGCGATTGTCGAAGCGCAGTTTCCGGTTCTGGCGCTGGCGGTAGAGGATGCCGCGCAGGCGGGCGTGGTGCAGACGGCGGAACGGCTGGCGGTGCAGGGGGCGGATGTGTTCGTGACGGGGGTGGCGGCAAAAGGCTGCGTCACGCTGCCGTCGGTCGGCGGGTTGCACCCGCTGGTGGCGCCGCTGGTGCTTGCCGTTGGGTTTTATGGGTTTGTCGAGGCGCTGGCACGGCGGCGGGGGTTCGATCCCGACACGCCGCCGCATCTGCGCAAGGTGACGGAGACGGTGTGA